The Mercenaria mercenaria strain notata chromosome 1, MADL_Memer_1, whole genome shotgun sequence nucleotide sequence ctacgtgtgaccttgaccttgaagcgagacatccaggttatgcgctctgcacatcgtttcgatgtggtgaacacttgtgccaagtttctttaaaatccttccagcagttaaACAGTgacagaacggacacgaaactCACTCATATGACTTGACCCCAcgccccaagtgtgaccttgaccttgaagtaagccatacagaacatgcgctctgtacgtcgtctcgatgtggtgaacatttgtcatgtttctttgaaatccttcaagggggtcaagagtaagagcggacacgaaacacacctGAATATGACCTATGACCCCATAATGTGACACTGACCTTaagtgagccatccagaacatgcgctctgcacgttgtcccGATGTGGTGAGCATTTCAATTTcaagagtggacacgaaattgcttacAGACGGACACCTGGGCtgtaacataatacgtcccttcgggcgtaaaAAGACGCGAAACACAAaacaatcaaaatacatgtagtaaatcttagcttttacacattttatattaaaatgtgtGGGTGGATATTTTGCAGATGTTTTAACGGAAATTATAATTtcatacgcccgtttgaaaaaaacGGGATGTTTTATGTTTTCACCCTTTATGTGTGGAAGCTGTGGCGGACGACAAAATCGGCGTCTGCTCAATAGCTAGAGTATTTTGTATCAAAACTgaaccaaacttacacaaagtgtgtatctctataaaatctaagttcgataaccagccagttTAGACTAgtatctccagagttatggctcttcaATTGGTCAAAAATGGTCCGCTCGATAACAAGGATGCGCGCATTATTATAAGTACACGTCTAAATAACAGTGACCATCCATATACACGCGCAAAAACATTATTCCGAAATTGTACTTACAAACACTAGGGATACCACAAAGTAAATAAGGGTTCAGGCGGgcttaaaaaattataaaaatcagcTTTTTCTTTAATCTTTTTAATACCGAGGTAGCATGAATCAaactatatacataaatatttttctagaacaGTAGAAATAAACATCATGTAGTACCATACTGACTTCCAGTTTTCCAGGTACTCCAATCATAAGACACTGTTCTATAAAAATCACGTGTGTACATACTTTAATTCAAAACCGTGAACAGTTAAACACAATTCACAACAACTATTAAACACTGGTGAACTACGTATTCGACAAATACTAACTTACATAAGTGAAACATCTAACTGAAAGAAGAATTCGTTTTTTTCTATTCGGTTTCAATCACTTGATATAAATTTTGAGAAAAGTTGAAATATGTTAACACAATAacgtgaaaattaaaaaaaatcacaatgatAATTTTATAATTAATCTGACCGTTATGTTTCGTTCcaaagaaattgaaaatcatgAGATCCTTAGTATAGAGACAGTTTCTAAATAATAGATATTCATATTATGATGtaattgagagaaaaaaaaacatccagtgcttttctttttgttttgctttagtCCTGATTTTTcgactttttgtttttattaaactttgtatTTCTCGATAAGGTCTTTAATATCATTCTGTATGTTGGTCGTTTCAAAATGTCTGCTGTAACGTTTGTACGGAACACCATCTGGACGGATCAAAAATTTCTCAAAGTTCCATGCAATATCCGTTCTTGTCACCGGTTCCCAAATAATGAAGTTTGTGTTCGACATAAACGATACTGCGTCGTCACTCGGTGCTGGGAGGGACTCGCGTAAAAACTGGAACAAAGGGTGCGAATCTTTACCATTTACTAAACATTTCTCCATAATAGGAAACTTTGGCTCGTACATGTTCCCTGGACGCACGTGTTTCAATGAATTGTAGATTTCTTCTCCATTTGCATTCTCCTAGAAAGTAAAAGGGTGAAGAATTAACAGTAATAATTGCACCGGGAACCAGCGATGCCATTTTAGTAATAAATTCCTATTAAACATAATACAGAGGaaagaaagataaaatataagggaagcacagagcacccaaaaaGCAGCCATACAGCCACGCATCGCAAAGTAGACCAACAAAGAAACTATAACGTAAAAATAATGTAGAAGGCTTGCTTCAAATAtcaaaatctatttattttttctaaaacttgaACGATATCGAAAACTATACAAGACGGCTATAATGTCCCTTATTCTCTCACCTCAATTCATGAACAAGAAACGCTTCATGAATACCTGGTACGTATGGTGGTACTCATGTTTTTCCATGATTTAACCAGTGACCTTGGTCCTAAAACAAGGCAACTAATTTTCGTCAGTGCCACAGACTTTATGAAGTCAAACATTTTTACTAGATTTCATTGTGAACAGGTCGAAAATGTGACCTTTAGTGTCtatatttgaccttgtgacttagtttttgacccagacgACCCGATCAATTTTATAATTGCCACAAAGAAAACCTCTCGAGcgcaaacatgttttttttttctctgacttgacatgtttaaaatgccaggctatatttaataaattaaacattctgGCCTGGCTATATATAGGCCTAgatcatataaaaataaaacttaaaaatttgagttaacaatatttttttctattacttgacttGCGAATAGTGGACTTGTGGACAGCTCAACCCGAATCTTCAattgagtataggtcacttctcagccaagtgtgtgtgtgggggggggggggggacacggACTCCCTGTGCCctgccctggatccgggcctgattTGACTAGTGCtaaaatttcaatttctgtttTATACTGAATGGCTTCGTAATcacattagaaaaaaatatattcctttgttatatatgaataagtcatatcaaaataaatcaaatgcATATAGcaggaaaaaaatgcaataagttTCGGACACTTTTGCGCACACAAAAACTGTAAATGTAGTTACGTGTCAAAATAAAGGATATGACTAAGATTTtacgttaaaaaaaaacaccactgaCGTCCTTCATATCCATAATAAGTGTCCAAAAACATAGTTTTCAActtgtaatcaaaactaacaGAAAAGTAGCGGTTGCTGCTATTTATAAATGGACCTCGTTCCATAAATTTTATAATCAATTTCAAAAGCGCTACTATTTTAAAAACTTAGTAGGTACGACGCGCTGGTCGGAGGTCGTACTGTAAGTGAAGTCcaacattatgaaaataaaattatagaCTGCTTGCATGTAGGCATTATACGAGTTGATCATGTAAAGAGATCTTTAAATAGACAATAATTTAATACttaaacttttcttttaatcCTGAGCACTCAGGTGTAGTAATTCGAGTAAGGccaggggcgtacctgggcatacgccatacgcctgtgcgtacaattaaattcgacaccgggaaaatgaaaaaaacttaacGTGTgaataaatgcaataaaatgtaaagcctaaagggagttaggcggctatttcaagttcttcgtttaacaatatcatctgcatgagggtttatcaaattcgtttttgaaatagatttatttgtttctgcaattatcttgtaaatggtaagggtagattccttGCAAGCATAAGGCACGGCAAATACAGCCAGAGCCGAACATCGCCAAATAAGCCCGCCTTAAATAGAAACACAGACGcacacatgcatgcacgcacacaaaCAGACTGCGATGACAAAAGGAACACTGTTGGCATCGCCCAGGAACGGGAAATGGTAACACCTTcgacattttaaaaaagaaagacaaaaaaaaaaacaatattattgaAAAAAGCTGGTCCTATTGGCAACATTTACTATGATACATTTttccccaggtgctcctccttgcattattttatcatgggcggacacccgggtagaaccaacgacattccgtaagccagctggatggtttctttatatgaagaattcaacgccccgagtcgaatgaggctcgaacccacaccgttgaggtgcaagtgattcaaagttagcgaccttaaccactcggtcatagATGCCCcaggtaaaacatttgtattcaagcatgcaaaaggaaaacaaaaatacttGAGTCATCTGTGGTCTCAAGAAAAAAAGCTTGCgcttaatataacatttaacgtCAATATCGATGTGCAATTCAATATATCAATCTACATGCAGATCAGGATACCGAAATACAAAAGCAATTTACGCTGTTTGAATTTTCGTTTGCAAAAATTGATGAGGTTTATGTTTTCTTGAAAAAGTTTACTTTAATGTGAGAATATACTAGtcaatgattatttgataaaacctAACACATTCGCAATGTATGGGTAGAcgcatttatcaaaaacctgtcaaaatcgGATGTAGAAGTCATGCATGaaactaaaatttaaacattACGAAGATTTCAAAAACGGTAACAACAAAAATAGAATATCCTTACACAACCCAATcgagactctctctctctctctaactGTTGGCTCACAGTTATGCTGCTCGtctatctggcgtacagttcaGAATCACCCGGGAACGCCACTGAATGCCACAATATTCGCCTGGATTGAGCGACATTTTCTTGACCTAAACACTGTCTCTCATTCCGATCGTgagactcaaattagcttaattttagaatgcgcaaatttatttcaaagaaagaaaattaattaataaaaaatgcatctgtaatgaaattattgtttcaTAGTTTTTCATCACTTAATCGAAAAACATTCCgtctttcaaacgagagacaTTGTTAAGATCCAGAGAATGTCTCGCGATCCAGGTGAAGACTCCGGCctgttcaattatatttttactgCCCAAACCCAATTTCTGGTTGCCCAAATGTATGCCTATTAACACGTTGTTGTGATGAGACGCAGTACTATAGCAACAAAACTTGAGAAGGGCCATGGCCTACATCATTTTCTGTGAAGTATTTCTTGGGATCGCTCATATAGTTAATTTGCCCGAAGGGCAACTTGCCTGCCCTCAACTCCACTTATACTTACCCAAGGCAATAGGGCAATCCTTCACGTCAAGCCATATAGGACTATGGAATAAGTAACCTCTTAATCTATAGAGCATTAGATTTTAATCCAGGAAAATAGGATTTCAGCATAAATTTGAAATATCACTGACAACGTGACGGTTTATATTTGATCTTCAGAAGTTGACGTATCCACAATAGCCCGATTTTTTAGGCTACGCACCTGCATCACTGGGCATCAAGACCTAATATAACCATATGAATCGACCATAAAACCAAAACAGAGgaaaaatatgattattttcaaaCGTTTTCAAACATCTTTACTCTACTTTACATTGCATGGCAAGGTAAAACACGTGCACTCTGTGCTTCAGGTGCGTAGCGAATAATCAAATAATCCGACTGCACGAGTCTGGCATATGAACTGGTTAAAACAAGCCCAACAACAAAATGTTACTACATCTAGATAGAGATCTATATAAAGTAAATAATTCGTACCTGATGTCCAAACTGGTTACACGGGAAGCCCAGGATAACGAGTTTATCAGCGAATTTCGCGACCAACTCGTTCATCTGGGTGTAATCCCGTGTGGTCGTGCCTCAGAGAGATGCTACATTTTCCACTAGTACAACTTTTCCCTTGTACTGACTCAGTTCCAACGCCTGTCCTCTCAATGTTTTACAAGTTATCTCAAAAACGTTTTTAATCACCGTCCCGGCTGCCATTTTCTCTTCTTAGTACTTATATAACAACACACGTGGGTAACACTCAATAATATCGTATCGACCTTTGAATAATAACCTTCGTTTGACATGAGAACGACCTTTATCCAAGGGAGATTAATCCTACTTTTACGTGTTGTTATTATCGTCCGGTAGTTACTTACCTTGTATAGAAAGCCGGATGTGGTTAAACCGGTTATTTTACTAGgaaaaatgtcaaaactatttattatttcaacataaagttgttgtttttttccaatcCTTTGACAGTGGCGTACTTGGGCATATGCCTTTACGCCTGTGTGTACAATTAAAATTCGACAccgtgaaaatgaaaatatttaaaatactaaaaatacaacaaaatacatgtactaaggTTAGGTACCTAGCTATTTAAAGTTCTTGATTTGTACAATATCATCTTAATGAAATTatcaaattcgtttttgaaatatcaaactgacttgttgttctttttttttaaaaaaataatcgtgcatatagaaaaacatcaaaggtaagtgtagatttcctggaagcatagCATAGGAAACAacaaacacagccagagacaGATCGCTAAATAGGCCTGACGCATAGGAACACGCACGCATGCAGACTGACAGTGAGGACACAACGATCGGATAAAGGAACACATTAGGCACTGCCCAGGAAGGACCAGTAGCAACACATTTGAATGATACATCTTTGATATCTTTCTTATTTCTGAATCATATACTGCTTACAATCAGTTTTACAGATGAAAGCTGGTCTTACTGacagtttttttctgtatatcatatttgcagtttgcagttctccTGATCATCAATTTTTATCAGCGGAATTAATATTATTGTAACTGAACAAACCTCGAATAGTGATAACGGACATAACAAATGTTGCCGAAAATATTATATTCATTATTTCAAATATCGTTTTTTTTATTGAACTTGTAAAGGTATTCACAACCATGCCATATGATCTCAATTACACATGTGTATATTGCAAAATATGAACAtatagtttatgcaaacataCAGTTAACAATACGATGCAATAGGTTTAAAAGAAGACAGAATGCGTGTATAGCTAAAcacaatacaaatatttattgctagtacaaaataaaatacatgtacgaGCAGTGTTCGAGCTCACTATGTCAAGTAACATAATTATGGACCTAGGTGAAGTGATCGTGGCAGAAC carries:
- the LOC123543328 gene encoding glutathione peroxidase 2-like — encoded protein: MAAGTVIKNVFEITCKTLRGQALELSQYKGKVVLVENVASLUGTTTRDYTQMNELVAKFADKLVILGFPCNQFGHQENANGEEIYNSLKHVRPGNMYEPKFPIMEKCLVNGKDSHPLFQFLRESLPAPSDDAVSFMSNTNFIIWEPVTRTDIAWNFEKFLIRPDGVPYKRYSRHFETTNIQNDIKDLIEKYKV